From one Lotus japonicus ecotype B-129 chromosome 3, LjGifu_v1.2 genomic stretch:
- the LOC130748189 gene encoding probable choline kinase 2, giving the protein MAATEDLVSNAAAAAENSVDHATSTTENPINDKSVEENHAIEKADSSENAVKTKAPDGENLASDQLGGAESLANDQSNGAVNNLNDQVGGSEVSVNDQIEFDETPGKNGAGGTGNPTSDPATVAENPITDQACGVENPANDQPNDAVNHVKNQAGSENPVNDQANVGETPVHNEAGGAGNPMSDQAPVAENLVNDQASSAVNSAKDRSVDAENPASGNAGDTEDFVNDKPSTAENVANKKAGDVENPVNNKVDHAETPLNDKESAAENLVEDEADAAETPVISREDRIPEEAKEILKSLADKWEDVLDASALQVIPLKGAMTNEVFQIKWPTTTGEISRKVLVRIYGQGVDIFFDRAHEIRTFEFMSKNGQGPRLLERFTNGRIEEFINARTLSASDLRDRSTSALIAAKMKEFHDLDMPGEKKIYLWDTLRNWLREAKRLSSPKEVEAFYLDTIDKEISILEKELSGADQHIGFCHNDLQYGNIMLDEDTHSVTIIDYEYASYNPVAYDIANHFCEMAANYHTETPHILDYNKYPDVEERQRFVKEYLSSSGEQPSDSELEHLLQEVEKYTLANHLFWGLWGIISAQVNQIDFDYKEYAKQRFQEYWARKPYLLSSDAPSPYNAPEGTGELASTLPSKKNSGIFRKMKRVLGLGLFRSKN; this is encoded by the exons ATGGCCGCAACTGAAGATCTTGTGAGTAATGCAGCTGCTGCTGCAGAGAATTCTGTAGACCATGCCACAAGTACTACAGAAAATCCTATAAATGACAAAAGTGTCGAAGAAAATCATGCAATAGAGAAAGCAGATTCTTCAGAAAATGCTGTGAAGACTAAAGCACCTGATGGAGAAAATCTGGCAAGCGACCAACTAGGTGGTGCAGAAAGTCTTGCAAATGACCAATCAAACGGCGCAGTAAATAATTTAAATGACCAAGTAGGTGGTTCTGAAGTTTCTGTGAATGACCAAATAGAATTTGATGAAACTCCTGGAAAGAATGGAGCAGGTGGTACTGGAAATCCTACCAGTGATCCTGCAACGGTTGCAGAAAATCCTATAACCGATCAAGCATGTGGTGTGGAAAACCCTGCAAACGACCAACCAAATGATGCAGTAAATCATGTTAAGAACCAAGCAGGTTCTGAAAATCCTGTAAATGACCAAGCGAATGTTGGAGAAACTCCTGTGCACAACGAAGCAGGTGGTGCTGGAAATCCTATGAGTGACCAAGCACCTGTTGCAGAAAATCTTGTAAATGACCAAGCAAGCAGTGCAGTAAATTCTGCTAAGGACCGATCAGTTGATGCAGAAAATCCTGCAAGTGGCAATGCAGGCGATACAGAAGATTTTGTAAACGATAAGCCATCTACTGCAGAAAATGTTGCAAATAAAAAAGCAGGCGATGTAGAAAATCCTGTAAACAACAAAGTGGACCATGCAGAAACTCCTTTAAATGACAAAGAAAGTGCTGCAGAAAATCTTGTAGAAGATGAAGCAGATGCTGCTGAAACCCCTGTGATAAGCAGAGAAGATCGCATTCCAGAAGAAGCAAAGGAGATACTGAAATCACTGGCTGATAAATGGGAGGATGTACTTGATGCAAGTGCATTGCAGGTGATCCCTCTGAAAGGGGCAATGACAAATGAGGTGTTCCAGATAAAGTGGCCAACTACAACAGGGGAAATCTCTAGAAAGGTTCTAGTTAGAATTTACGGTCAGGGTGTGGACATTTTCTTTGATAGGGCTCATGAGATACGGACATTTGAATTCATGTCAAAGAATGGACAGGGACCTCGTCTATTAGAACGTTTTACCAATGGTCGTATTGAAGAGTTTATCAATGCACGG ACTTTGTCAGCATCTGATCTCCGTGACCGATCTACTTCTGCTCTTATAGCAGCCAAAATGAAGGAGTTCCATGATCTAGATATGCCTGGTGAAAAGAAAATCTACCTTTGGGATACATTGCG AAATTGGCTTCGTGAGGCCAAACGTTTGTCTTCCCCTAAAGAAGTTGAAGCCTTTTATTTGGACACAATAGACAAGGAAATCTCTATTTTGGAAAAGGAACTATCAGGTGCAGACCAACATATAGGATTTTGCCACAATGATTTACAATATGGTAACATAATGCTTGATGAAGACACCCATTCCGTGACCATAATT GACTATGAATATGCAAGTTATAATCCTGTGGCATATGATATAGCAAATCACTTCTGTGAGATGGCTGCTAATTATCATACAGAAACACCTCATATTCTTGATTACAATAAATATCCTG ATGTTGAGGAGCGTCAGAGATTTGTGAAGGAATATTTAAGTTCCTCAG GTGAGCAACCAAGTGATAGTGAATTGGAGCACCTACTTCAAGAAGTTGAGAAGTATACACTTGCAAATCATCTATTCTGGGGCCTTTGGGGAATAATTTCG GCACAAGTGAACCAAATCGACTTTGACTACAAGGAGTATGCGAAGCAGAGGTTTCAAGAGTATTGGGCACGGAAACCTTATCTTTTAAGCTCTGATGCACCTTCTCCTTATAATGCCCCCGAGGGTACAG GAGAACTTGCATCCACATTGCCTTCGAAAAAGAACTCTGGTATCTTCAGGAAAATGAAGAGGGTTTTGGGTCTCGGCTTGTTCAGGTCGAAAAACTAA